One window from the genome of Haloprofundus halobius encodes:
- the nreA gene encoding DNA repair protein NreA, protein MRLDDYIEFEANERAERRRLAMEKSYAIVDHLESFQHRFDERVQDDSLFGSVSPSIFVGRANYPNVSTGILSPVGFEDDAATFETSGAWYDEGIGIEDVFQRRTSLLNSTQSAGVRVGAEANVHDVWDGFLGVQREVAIADRPVSVEIGLDGRPDLDFDVGRTDVATPTGPRARAQSADLAENPHVPRPVKKTLEDDDWQAQGAMTYLYRRGLDVYDINTVLSAGALGESASRRLVPTRWSITAVDDTVSQYLRGTIRDVPSVDTVQVWRNEYLGNAFWVILAPGQWEYELVEMKAPGSIWNPDPESGTWLSSDREGFEGRTGYVDETAGAYYAARLGVLEQLSDIGRQAKVLVLRHVSDEYWGPVGVWQVRESVRHAFEGEHGESETFADAVREVANVLPVSMADLRRKSAMVAGLQTNLADFGVGSPGDE, encoded by the coding sequence ATGCGGCTCGACGACTACATCGAGTTCGAGGCGAACGAACGCGCCGAAAGACGGCGCTTGGCGATGGAGAAGTCCTACGCCATCGTCGACCACCTCGAATCCTTCCAACACCGGTTCGACGAGCGAGTGCAGGACGACTCGCTGTTCGGGAGCGTCTCCCCGTCTATCTTCGTCGGCCGCGCGAACTACCCGAACGTCTCGACGGGTATCCTCTCGCCGGTCGGCTTCGAAGACGACGCCGCGACGTTCGAGACCAGCGGCGCGTGGTACGACGAGGGCATCGGCATCGAGGACGTGTTCCAGCGCCGGACGAGCCTGCTCAACTCGACTCAATCCGCCGGGGTGAGAGTGGGCGCGGAGGCGAACGTCCACGACGTGTGGGACGGCTTCCTCGGCGTCCAGCGCGAAGTCGCCATCGCCGACCGACCGGTGTCGGTCGAGATCGGTCTCGACGGTCGCCCGGATCTCGACTTCGACGTGGGTCGAACCGACGTGGCGACGCCGACGGGACCGCGCGCCCGGGCACAGTCGGCCGACCTCGCGGAGAATCCGCACGTCCCGCGACCCGTGAAGAAGACGCTCGAAGACGACGACTGGCAGGCGCAGGGTGCGATGACGTACCTCTACCGCCGCGGCCTCGACGTGTACGACATCAACACGGTGCTCTCGGCGGGCGCACTCGGCGAGTCCGCGAGCCGCCGGCTCGTCCCGACGCGGTGGTCCATCACCGCCGTCGACGACACCGTGAGCCAGTACCTCCGCGGAACGATTCGGGACGTGCCGAGTGTCGACACCGTGCAGGTGTGGCGCAACGAGTACCTCGGCAACGCGTTCTGGGTCATCCTCGCGCCCGGCCAGTGGGAGTACGAACTCGTCGAGATGAAGGCTCCGGGGAGCATCTGGAATCCCGACCCCGAGTCGGGGACGTGGCTGTCGAGCGACCGCGAAGGGTTCGAGGGCCGAACGGGGTACGTCGACGAGACGGCGGGCGCGTACTACGCCGCCCGACTCGGCGTGCTCGAACAGCTCTCGGATATCGGCCGACAGGCGAAAGTGCTCGTCCTCCGGCACGTCTCCGACGAGTACTGGGGACCGGTCGGTGTCTGGCAGGTCCGCGAGTCGGTCCGCCACGCGTTCGAGGGCGAACACGGCGAGAGCGAGACGTTCGCCGACGCGGTTCGTGAGGTGGCGAATGTACTCCCGGTGTCGATGGCGGACCTCCGACGGAAGTCGGCGATGGTCGCCGGGTTGCAGACGAATCTCGCCGACTTCGGCGTCGGGAGTCCGGGCGACGAGTAG
- a CDS encoding YihY/virulence factor BrkB family protein: protein MTSLSEAYRAGTRHASHRRLYAGIGLFLTGALLVVLGILASTTNFFVGPEAPLWQARELGITLGGLGVPAVFLGIFAVLPAGRQTRFAAVVGALVTLAGVALFWEAYPCQWSGATCGGERMDLTLPTVGLYFLGSVTTFWCLFAGVANFKTRNDPGGTVRMEITRQGETRIVEVERSAVQGLGGVGLLGATPDGEVETQTNQPREESSVSTVGGASKHSSRDRFDTSETDRSSGWGSTGNSTVSDGGATDSDIYSPLDDPVPGDAEVLSPETPSRPQRPKGDSYCGSCAHFQYVRTEGGMRPYCHRHSELMDDMAACDEWTSRNDDGR, encoded by the coding sequence ATGACGAGTCTCTCGGAGGCGTACAGGGCGGGAACGAGACACGCGAGTCACCGTCGGTTGTACGCCGGTATCGGGTTGTTTCTCACCGGTGCACTACTCGTCGTCCTCGGTATCCTCGCCTCGACGACGAACTTCTTCGTCGGACCCGAGGCGCCGCTGTGGCAGGCGCGAGAGCTCGGGATAACGCTCGGCGGACTGGGCGTTCCGGCGGTGTTTCTCGGCATCTTCGCCGTCCTCCCCGCCGGCCGGCAAACTCGTTTCGCCGCCGTCGTCGGCGCGCTCGTCACCCTCGCGGGTGTCGCGCTGTTCTGGGAGGCATACCCCTGTCAGTGGTCCGGCGCGACCTGCGGCGGCGAACGGATGGACCTCACGCTGCCGACGGTCGGACTGTACTTCCTCGGTAGCGTCACCACCTTCTGGTGTCTGTTCGCGGGCGTCGCGAACTTCAAGACGCGAAACGACCCCGGCGGGACGGTCCGCATGGAGATCACGCGACAGGGTGAGACGAGAATCGTGGAGGTCGAACGCTCGGCCGTGCAGGGACTCGGCGGCGTCGGACTGCTCGGCGCAACCCCCGACGGTGAGGTGGAGACGCAGACGAACCAACCGAGAGAAGAGAGTTCGGTCAGCACGGTCGGCGGTGCCTCGAAGCACTCGTCACGGGACCGGTTCGACACGTCCGAGACGGACCGCTCCTCCGGATGGGGAAGCACCGGTAACTCGACCGTCAGCGACGGCGGCGCGACGGATTCGGACATCTACTCGCCGTTGGACGACCCCGTCCCCGGCGACGCGGAGGTGTTGTCCCCGGAGACGCCGAGCCGACCTCAGCGGCCGAAAGGCGACAGCTACTGTGGGAGCTGTGCGCACTTCCAGTACGTCCGGACCGAGGGCGGGATGCGGCCGTACTGCCACCGCCACAGCGAACTGATGGACGACATGGCCGCCTGCGACGAGTGGACCAGCCGAAACGACGACGGTCGCTGA
- a CDS encoding DUF302 domain-containing protein — protein MALPIDPSALDAGDIGEKRATLQMDHEDAVEHVRETFLDAGFGIPAEFSPSELLNEKVDADRDPYYVLGACNPAIADRVLDASDNEMGALFPCNVVVWEEEPGVQTVYHVSIMRIARLTGIAPDDEEMADIVAETGQLVDEAYANLDTA, from the coding sequence ATGGCTCTGCCAATCGACCCGTCGGCGCTCGACGCCGGCGACATCGGCGAGAAGCGCGCGACGCTCCAGATGGACCACGAGGACGCCGTCGAACACGTCCGTGAGACGTTTCTCGACGCCGGATTCGGTATCCCGGCGGAGTTCTCACCCTCGGAACTACTCAACGAGAAGGTCGACGCCGACCGCGACCCGTACTACGTGCTCGGCGCGTGCAACCCGGCTATCGCCGACAGAGTGCTCGACGCCTCCGACAACGAGATGGGCGCGCTGTTCCCCTGCAACGTCGTCGTCTGGGAGGAGGAACCCGGCGTACAGACGGTGTACCACGTGAGTATCATGCGCATCGCTCGTCTCACGGGTATCGCCCCCGACGACGAGGAGATGGCCGACATCGTCGCCGAAACAGGTCAGTTGGTCGACGAGGCGTACGCGAACCTCGATACGGCGTAG
- a CDS encoding DUF5789 family protein: MADDDAEDEGPVVELGDGEPVDGTPLARVASRLTWPQQASSIRRKEGDAVVRTPDGPQTLSDVLDRVDETYFDTRQTFVREIHAVVGDGPVETSN; encoded by the coding sequence ATGGCTGACGACGATGCGGAAGACGAGGGTCCAGTCGTCGAACTCGGCGACGGTGAACCGGTCGACGGCACGCCGCTTGCACGGGTCGCGTCGCGACTGACCTGGCCGCAGCAGGCGAGTAGCATCCGACGGAAGGAGGGCGACGCAGTCGTTCGGACGCCGGACGGCCCGCAGACGCTCTCGGACGTACTGGACCGCGTCGACGAGACGTACTTCGACACGCGGCAGACGTTCGTCCGCGAGATTCACGCTGTCGTCGGCGACGGCCCGGTCGAAACTTCGAACTGA
- the polX gene encoding DNA polymerase/3'-5' exonuclease PolX, protein MTTNAELAARFEEFAQYLEAQGVEYKPQSYRRAAENIRSHPRSVADLAREGQDAVEEIDGVGDAISSKVVEYVETGEIEELEELRAELPVDMVALTSVEGVGPKTVGDLYEALGITTLDELEAAAESGEIQEVKGFGAKTEQNILDNIPFARQSQERELLGDARPVADELLAYLRDDDGVESAEVAGSIRRWRDTIGDVDVLAASAESESVVSTFADWPNAESVIEAGEHKASLRSNGIRVDLRVVVPEEFGSALQYFTGSRDHNIQLRNVAIDRDLKINEYGIFDISEVDDPDAGQRVGDRIGGRTEAEIYDVLDIPVIPPELREDNGEIQAAQNGTLPNLVEEGEIRGDLHTHTDWSDGANTVEEMVAAAAERGYDYHCVTDHATGPGMVGGVGLEDDDLREQMDEIEAVRESSDIEVFHGVEANIDAEGGISVDDDLLAELDVVVASPHSALDQGREEATERLVAAVEHPEVDVLGHPTGRLINQRAGLDPDFDRLAAAAAEHGTALEINANPARLDLWGEVVKVAVDAGATIVVNTDAHSPGEFDNVRYGVHTARRGWAETADVLNARDAAGVREFVD, encoded by the coding sequence GTGACGACCAACGCCGAACTCGCCGCCCGCTTCGAGGAGTTCGCACAGTACCTCGAAGCCCAGGGAGTGGAGTACAAACCGCAGAGCTACCGCCGCGCCGCCGAGAACATCCGGAGTCACCCCCGCTCCGTCGCCGACCTCGCCAGAGAGGGCCAAGACGCCGTCGAGGAGATAGACGGCGTGGGTGACGCCATCTCCAGCAAGGTCGTCGAGTACGTCGAGACCGGCGAAATCGAGGAGCTCGAGGAACTCCGCGCCGAACTCCCGGTCGACATGGTCGCGCTGACGAGCGTCGAAGGCGTCGGTCCGAAAACCGTCGGCGACCTCTACGAGGCGCTCGGCATCACGACACTCGACGAACTGGAAGCCGCCGCCGAATCGGGCGAGATACAGGAGGTGAAGGGGTTCGGCGCGAAGACCGAGCAGAACATCCTCGACAACATCCCGTTCGCTCGCCAGTCCCAAGAGCGCGAACTACTCGGGGACGCCCGCCCGGTCGCCGACGAACTGCTCGCGTACCTCCGCGACGACGACGGCGTCGAATCCGCGGAGGTCGCCGGGTCGATTCGCCGCTGGCGCGACACCATCGGCGACGTGGACGTGCTCGCCGCCAGCGCCGAAAGCGAGTCGGTCGTCTCGACGTTCGCGGACTGGCCGAACGCCGAGAGCGTCATCGAGGCTGGCGAGCACAAGGCGAGTCTCCGCTCGAACGGCATCCGCGTCGACCTCCGCGTCGTCGTCCCCGAGGAGTTCGGTTCCGCGCTGCAGTACTTCACCGGGAGCCGCGACCACAACATCCAACTGCGCAACGTCGCCATCGACCGCGACCTCAAAATCAACGAGTACGGTATCTTCGATATCTCAGAGGTCGACGACCCCGACGCGGGCCAACGCGTCGGCGACAGAATCGGCGGACGCACCGAGGCCGAAATCTACGACGTGCTGGATATACCCGTCATCCCGCCGGAACTCCGCGAGGACAACGGCGAGATTCAGGCGGCGCAGAACGGTACGCTCCCGAACCTCGTCGAGGAAGGCGAGATTCGCGGCGACCTGCACACACATACCGACTGGTCCGATGGGGCCAATACCGTCGAGGAGATGGTCGCCGCGGCCGCCGAGCGTGGCTACGACTACCACTGCGTCACCGACCACGCGACCGGTCCGGGGATGGTCGGCGGGGTCGGTCTCGAGGACGACGACCTCCGCGAGCAGATGGACGAAATCGAAGCCGTGCGCGAGAGTTCCGACATCGAGGTGTTCCACGGCGTCGAGGCGAACATCGACGCCGAGGGAGGAATCTCCGTCGACGACGACCTGCTGGCCGAACTCGACGTCGTCGTCGCCTCGCCGCACAGCGCGCTCGACCAGGGGCGCGAAGAGGCGACCGAGCGCCTCGTCGCGGCCGTCGAACATCCCGAAGTCGACGTTTTGGGTCACCCGACCGGCCGCCTCATCAATCAGCGCGCGGGGCTAGACCCCGACTTCGACCGTCTCGCCGCGGCCGCCGCCGAGCACGGCACCGCGCTCGAAATCAACGCGAACCCGGCGCGACTCGACCTCTGGGGTGAGGTCGTCAAGGTGGCCGTCGACGCGGGTGCGACCATCGTCGTGAACACCGACGCACACAGCCCCGGCGAGTTCGACAACGTCCGCTACGGCGTCCACACCGCCCGCCGCGGCTGGGCGGAGACGGCCGACGTGCTCAACGCACGAGACGCGGCGGGCGTCCGCGAGTTCGTCGACTGA
- a CDS encoding Mut7-C RNAse domain-containing protein has translation MGGESGMSIRSVNPENTPLLLDVMLGKLAVYLRMCGYDAVYALDRAVEADDRLLAVAETENRRLLTRDVQLAERAADGVLLESRAVVDQLRELRDTGFDLSLDEVPARCGRCNGSVERVDDGEETPEYAPDPSERAVFRCTRCGQYFWRGSHWDDVEETLNSL, from the coding sequence ATGGGCGGGGAATCCGGGATGTCGATTCGCTCCGTGAACCCCGAGAACACGCCGCTGTTGCTCGACGTGATGCTCGGCAAACTCGCGGTGTACCTGCGCATGTGCGGCTACGACGCCGTCTACGCGCTCGACAGAGCGGTAGAAGCCGACGACCGGTTGCTGGCAGTCGCCGAGACGGAGAATCGCCGCCTGCTCACGCGCGACGTGCAACTCGCCGAGCGCGCCGCCGACGGCGTCCTGCTCGAATCGCGCGCCGTCGTCGACCAGTTGCGAGAACTCCGAGACACCGGATTCGACCTCTCGCTCGACGAGGTACCCGCCCGCTGCGGGCGGTGCAACGGTTCGGTCGAACGCGTCGACGACGGCGAGGAGACACCGGAGTACGCGCCCGACCCGAGCGAGCGAGCGGTGTTCCGGTGCACTCGCTGCGGGCAGTACTTCTGGAGGGGAAGCCACTGGGACGACGTAGAAGAGACGCTGAATTCGCTCTAA